Proteins encoded together in one Antennarius striatus isolate MH-2024 chromosome 13, ASM4005453v1, whole genome shotgun sequence window:
- the hyou1 gene encoding hypoxia up-regulated protein 1 isoform X2 has protein sequence MGGRKALLAAVFCLVLAVLPTPTVCVAVMSVDLGSEWMKIAIVKPGVPMEIVLNKESRRKTPVAVCLKENERLFGDGALGVSVKNPKSVYRHLQNLLGKKHDSVQVERYQRSFREHRLQADALRGTAYFSNSEDLQFTPEELLGMVLNYSRSLAQDFAEQPIKDAVITVPAFFNQAERRAVLQAAHMAGLKVLQLINDNTAVALNYGVFRRKDITNTPQNVMFYDMGSGSTTATIVSYQTVKTKDSGTQPQLQIRGVGFDRGLGGFEMDLRLRDHLAKLFNEQKKSKKDVRENHRAMAKLLKEAQRLKTVLSANVDFMAQVENLMDDIDFKAKVTRSQFEELCADLFETVPRPVQDALTAAEMKLDEIEQVILVGGSTRVPKVQEVLLKAVGKEELGKNINADEAAAMGAVYQAATLSKAFKVKPFFIREAAVFPIQVEFTRETEEDGTKTIKHNKRVLFQRMAPYPQRKVITFNRYNTDFAFDINYGDLSFLSPDDIRMFGSLNLTTVKLSGVGSSFQKHTDAESKGIKAHFNMDESGLLLLDRVESVFETVEEEKEEESTLTKLGNTISTLFGGGSSEPALNVTEPVQDEEEVPPESGKDGKDEDRKEDALTNEAPQDKEDNSERSEEEKSQEAEKPEVKAEDKEDTNGDKSGAAETEKVVEKPKPKKKSKISEEITVELIINDVLDLTADDLVSSKKKLQDLTDRDLAKQEREKTLNTLEAFVFETQDKLEQQDYQLVVSEEEKEQISSRLREVSEWMDEDGYAAPTQQLREKLSQLRSLCRDMFFRVEERRRWPDRLAALDSMLNTSSFFLRSQTHTHTHTHTHTHTHTHR, from the exons ATGGGGGGCAGGAAGGCACTGCTGGCTGCTGTCTTCTGCCTGGTGTTGGCGGTGTTGCCCACCCCCACAG tgtgtgtggCCGTCATGTCGGTGGACCTGGGGAGTGAGTGGATGAAGATCGCCATCGTGAAGCCGGGGGTGCCAATGGAGATCGTTCTGAACAA GGAGTCTCGGAGGAAAACGCCCGTCGCCGTGTGTCTGAAGGAGAATGAACGACTGTTTGGTGATGGAGCCCTGGGAGTG TCTGTGAAGAACCCCAAATCAGTCTACAGACACCTCCAAAACCTTCTGGGCAAAAAGCATGACAGTGTgcaggtggagcgctaccagagGAGCTTCAGGGAGCACCGCCTGCAGGCCGACGCCCTCAGAGGCACCGCATACTTCAGCAACTCAGA GGACCTTCAGTTCACCCCAGAGGAGCTGCTCGGCATGGTGCTCAACTACTCCCGTTCACTGGCTCAGGACTTTGCAG AACAACCAATCAAAGACGCCGTCATCACCGTCCCCGCATTTTTCAACCAGGCAGAGCGCCGGGCAGTCCTGCAGGCTGCACACATGGCAGGTCTGAAGGTCCTTCAGCTCATCAACGACAACACGGCCGTGGCCCTGAACTACGGAGTGTTCAGGAGGAAAGACATCACCAACAcacctcag AACGTGATGTTTTATGACATGGGCTCAGGCAGCACGACGGCCACCATCGTGTCCTATCAGACGGTCAAAACCAAGGACTCTGGTACCCAGCCCCAGCTGCAGATCAGAGGAGTCGG GTTTGACCGTGGGTTAGGGGGCTTTGAGATGGACCTGCGACTTCGTGACCACCTGGCCAAATTGTTCAATGAGCAGAAGAAGAGTAAGAAAGATGTGAGAGAGAACCACCGGGCCATGGCCAAGCTCCTCAAGGAAGCCCAGAGACTCAAAACAGTGCTTAGTGCAAATGTGGACTTCATGGCCCAG GTGGAAAATTTGATGGATGACATCGACTTTAAGGCGAAGGTGACCAGGAGTCAGTTTGAGGAGCTGTGTGCTGATCTCTTTGAGACGGTTCCTCGTCCAGTGCAGGATGCCCTCACCGCTGCTGAAATGAAGCTG GATGAAATCGAGCAGGTGATTTTGGTTGGTGGATCCACCCGCGTTCCTAAAGTCCAGGAGGTGCTGCTCAAAGCTGTCGGGAA GGAGGAGTTGGGGAAGAACATCAATGCAGATGAGGCTGCTGCCATGGGCGCCGTCTACCAGGCTGCCACCCTCAGCAAGGCCTTCAAGGTCAAACCCTTCTTCATCAGAGAAGCCGCCGTCTTCCCCATCCAG GTGGAGTTCACCCGTGAGACGGAAGAAGACGGCACCAAAaccataaaacacaacaaacgtGTTTTGTTCCAGAGGATGGCGCCCTACCCCCAACGCAAAGTCATCACCTTTAACCGCTATAACACTGACTTTGCTTTTGACATCAACTACGGCGACCTCAGCTTCCTGAGTCCGGACGACATCAG GATGTTTGGCTCTCTGAATCTGACCACGGTCAAACTGTCTGGGGTCGGCAGCAGCttccagaaacacacagacgcTGAGTCTAAAGGCATCAAGGCTCATTTCAACATGGATGAAAGtggactgctgctgctggaccgG GTGGAATCTGTCTTTGAAACCgttgaagaggagaaagaagaggaatccACACTAACTA AACTGGGGAACACCATCTCCACCTTGTTTGGAGGGGGGTCTTCAGAACCTGCCCTAAACGTAACAGAACCTGTGCAG gatgaagaggaggttcCTCCAGAGTCTGGAAAGGATGGCAAGGATGAAGACCGGAAAGAAGATGCCCTGACCAATGAAGCCCCCCAGGACAAGGAGGACAATTCAGAGAGAAGTGAAGAGGAGAAAAGCCAGGAGGCTGAGAAGCCTGAGGTCAAAGCTGAAGACAAG GAGGACACCAATGGAGATAAATCTGGAGCTGCTGAAACAGAGAAGGTTGTggaaaaaccaaaaccaaagaagaagagtAAGATCTCAGAGGAAATCACGGTGGAGCTGATCATCAACGACGTCTTGGACCTCACTGCAGACGACCTGGTCTCCTCCAAGAAGAA GCTGCAGGACCTGACAGACAGAGACCTCGCCAAGCAGGAGAGGGAGAAGACCCTGAACACGCTGGAGGCCTTTGTGtttgagacacag GACAAACTGGAGCAGCAGGACTACCAGCTGGTGGTGtcggaggaggagaaggagcagatcTCCTCCAGGCTGAGGGAGGTGTCGGAGTGGATGGACGAGGACGGCTACGCCGCCCCCACCCAGCAGCTCCGGGAGAAGCTGTCCCAGCTCAGGAGCCTCTGTAGGGACATGTTCTTCAGGGTGGAGGAGCGACGCCGCTGGCCCGACCGCCTGGCTGCTCTGGACAGCATGCTGAACACCTCCAGCTTCTTCCTgaggtcacagacacacacacacacacacacacacacacacacacacacacacacacacagatga
- the si:ch73-261i21.5 gene encoding zona pellucida-like domain-containing protein 1 — MWTAILTYQVASLLVARGQNGCIGQSTFRRPAQSDVEVFCGSQTVDLQILLCPIYFNGYNESLLSLNSQHSKPQCKGTPDWTADPPVVNFNFSITEEAISACSSDLTVTEEVGTGVFSEFSNVQYITISGMVSSKDTGSGTITYQQEVMYRFSCHYPLLYLVNNTQMSVSGVSLAVRDNEGTFISTLSMNLYAEDHYSSLLRIPLQGLELKTRIFVEVKASNLSNRFNVLLDRCYATASPFPINTTHHDLFVGCEQDGQTVVGVNGELQVARFSFEAFRFVQNTDTALSTYFVHCATRLCVKTYCPRLIQNCTLNTNSRRRRSLSNKQGTTVSDSATVSSSAIRTRLDDGDLMTYGGAQPTHMNDGMLAVFVVTAVLVAVCLSLVAFFVYHMYKSNVRFNNTTPS; from the exons ATGTGGACGGCCATCCTTACGTATCAGGTTGCATCACTCCTCGTTGCTCGGGGTCAGAATGGATGCATCGGACAGTCGACATTCAGAAGACCAG CTCAGTCAGATGTGGAGGTGTTCTGTGGCTCTCAGACGGTGGACCTCCAGATTCTCCTGTGTCCCATTTACTTCAACGGGTACAACGAGTCACTGCTGTCCCTCAACTCACAACACAGCAAGCCCCAATGTAAAGGGACCCCTGACTGGACGGCCGACCCCCCTGTGGTCAACTTTAACTTCTCTATCACAGAAGAGGCCATCTCTGCCTGCTCCAGCGACCTGACA GTCACTGAGGAGGTGGGAACGGGGGTGTTTTCAGAGTTCTCCAACGTTCAGTACATCACCATCTCTGGAATGGTGAGCTCCAAAGACACCGGCTCAGGAACCATCACCTACCAGCAGGAGGTCATGTACCGCTTCTCCTGCCACTACCCTCTGCTGTACCTGGTCAACAACACGCAGATGAGTGT TTCTGGAGTGAGCCTGGCCGTCAGAGACAATGAAGGGACGTTCATCAGCACCCTGAGCATGAATCTGTACGCG GAAGATCACTACAGCTCACTCCTGCGCATCCCTTTGCAAGGCCTGGAGCTCAAGACCAGAATCTTTGTGGAGGTGAAGGCGTCCAACCTCTCAAACAG ATTCAATGTCCTGCTGGACCGATGCTACGCCACAGCCTCACCGTTCCCCATCAACACCACACACCACGACCTCTTTGTAGG GTGTGAGCAGGACGGCCAGACGGTGGTGGGGGTCAATGGGGAGCTGCAGGTCGCCCGCTTCTCGTTTGAGGCTTTCCGCTTTGTCCAGAACACAGACACAGCTTTATCCACCTACTTTGTTCACTGTGCCACCAGGCTGTGTGTGAAGACCTACTGCCCCCGCCTGATCCAG AACTGCACCCTCAACACCAACTCCAGACGGCGGCGCAGCCTCAGCAACAAACAGGGCACCACAGTGAGCGACTCAGCCACCGTCAGCTCCAGCGCCATCAGGACCCGCCTAGATGATG GGGATCTGATGACTTATGGAG GCGCTCAGCCCACTCACATGAACGATGGGATGCTGGCTGTTTTCGTCGTCACTGCCGTCCTCGTTGCCGTCTGCCTGTCTCTGGTTGCCTTCTTTGTTTACCACATGTACAAATCTAACGTTAGGTTCAACAACACAACTCCCTCTTGA
- the h2ax1 gene encoding H2A.X variant histone family member 1 has protein sequence MSGRGKTGGKARAKAKSRSSRAGLQFPVGRVHRLLRKGNYAERVGAGAPVYLAAVLEYLTAEILELAGNAARDNKKTRIIPRHLQLAVRNDEELNKLLGGVTIAQGGVLPNIQAVLLPKKTEKPTKSK, from the coding sequence ATGTCAGGAAGAGGGAAAACCGGGGGCAAAGCCCGCGCCAAGGCCAAGTCCCGCTCGTCCCGCGCCGGGTTGCAGTTCCCGGTGGGGCGGGTCCACCGGCTGCTTAGGAAGGGGAACTACGCGGAGCGCGTCGGCGCGGGGGCCCCGGTGTACCTGGCCGCCGTCCTGGAGTACCTGACCGCCGAGATCCTGGAGCTGGCGGGAAACGCGGCGCGGGACAACAAGAAGACCCGCATCATCCCGCGACACCTGCAGCTGGCGGTGCGCAACGACGAGGAGCTGAACAAACTGCTGGGGGGGGTGACGATCGCTCAGGGAGGGGTGCTGCCCAACATTCAGGCCGTCCTCCTCCCGAAGAAGACGGAGAAACCGACCAAGAGCAagtga
- the hyou1 gene encoding hypoxia up-regulated protein 1 isoform X1 translates to MGGRKALLAAVFCLVLAVLPTPTVCVAVMSVDLGSEWMKIAIVKPGVPMEIVLNKESRRKTPVAVCLKENERLFGDGALGVSVKNPKSVYRHLQNLLGKKHDSVQVERYQRSFREHRLQADALRGTAYFSNSEDLQFTPEELLGMVLNYSRSLAQDFAEQPIKDAVITVPAFFNQAERRAVLQAAHMAGLKVLQLINDNTAVALNYGVFRRKDITNTPQNVMFYDMGSGSTTATIVSYQTVKTKDSGTQPQLQIRGVGFDRGLGGFEMDLRLRDHLAKLFNEQKKSKKDVRENHRAMAKLLKEAQRLKTVLSANVDFMAQVENLMDDIDFKAKVTRSQFEELCADLFETVPRPVQDALTAAEMKLDEIEQVILVGGSTRVPKVQEVLLKAVGKEELGKNINADEAAAMGAVYQAATLSKAFKVKPFFIREAAVFPIQVEFTRETEEDGTKTIKHNKRVLFQRMAPYPQRKVITFNRYNTDFAFDINYGDLSFLSPDDIRMFGSLNLTTVKLSGVGSSFQKHTDAESKGIKAHFNMDESGLLLLDRVESVFETVEEEKEEESTLTKLGNTISTLFGGGSSEPALNVTEPVQDEEEVPPESGKDGKDEDRKEDALTNEAPQDKEDNSERSEEEKSQEAEKPEVKAEDKEDTNGDKSGAAETEKVVEKPKPKKKSKISEEITVELIINDVLDLTADDLVSSKKKLQDLTDRDLAKQEREKTLNTLEAFVFETQDKLEQQDYQLVVSEEEKEQISSRLREVSEWMDEDGYAAPTQQLREKLSQLRSLCRDMFFRVEERRRWPDRLAALDSMLNTSSFFLRSARLIPEDDQIFTEVEMNVLEKVINETMVWKNDTVAEQEKRPPTERPVLLSKDIEAKLALLDREVNYLLNKAKFTKPKARAKNGTGADKSNEGNSTTEEKVIPPPEDSTDTPTEKPEDVQPGEAPPTGDTSTHTDSHSQSQPAEEETEPTETQPENHRGDEL, encoded by the exons ATGGGGGGCAGGAAGGCACTGCTGGCTGCTGTCTTCTGCCTGGTGTTGGCGGTGTTGCCCACCCCCACAG tgtgtgtggCCGTCATGTCGGTGGACCTGGGGAGTGAGTGGATGAAGATCGCCATCGTGAAGCCGGGGGTGCCAATGGAGATCGTTCTGAACAA GGAGTCTCGGAGGAAAACGCCCGTCGCCGTGTGTCTGAAGGAGAATGAACGACTGTTTGGTGATGGAGCCCTGGGAGTG TCTGTGAAGAACCCCAAATCAGTCTACAGACACCTCCAAAACCTTCTGGGCAAAAAGCATGACAGTGTgcaggtggagcgctaccagagGAGCTTCAGGGAGCACCGCCTGCAGGCCGACGCCCTCAGAGGCACCGCATACTTCAGCAACTCAGA GGACCTTCAGTTCACCCCAGAGGAGCTGCTCGGCATGGTGCTCAACTACTCCCGTTCACTGGCTCAGGACTTTGCAG AACAACCAATCAAAGACGCCGTCATCACCGTCCCCGCATTTTTCAACCAGGCAGAGCGCCGGGCAGTCCTGCAGGCTGCACACATGGCAGGTCTGAAGGTCCTTCAGCTCATCAACGACAACACGGCCGTGGCCCTGAACTACGGAGTGTTCAGGAGGAAAGACATCACCAACAcacctcag AACGTGATGTTTTATGACATGGGCTCAGGCAGCACGACGGCCACCATCGTGTCCTATCAGACGGTCAAAACCAAGGACTCTGGTACCCAGCCCCAGCTGCAGATCAGAGGAGTCGG GTTTGACCGTGGGTTAGGGGGCTTTGAGATGGACCTGCGACTTCGTGACCACCTGGCCAAATTGTTCAATGAGCAGAAGAAGAGTAAGAAAGATGTGAGAGAGAACCACCGGGCCATGGCCAAGCTCCTCAAGGAAGCCCAGAGACTCAAAACAGTGCTTAGTGCAAATGTGGACTTCATGGCCCAG GTGGAAAATTTGATGGATGACATCGACTTTAAGGCGAAGGTGACCAGGAGTCAGTTTGAGGAGCTGTGTGCTGATCTCTTTGAGACGGTTCCTCGTCCAGTGCAGGATGCCCTCACCGCTGCTGAAATGAAGCTG GATGAAATCGAGCAGGTGATTTTGGTTGGTGGATCCACCCGCGTTCCTAAAGTCCAGGAGGTGCTGCTCAAAGCTGTCGGGAA GGAGGAGTTGGGGAAGAACATCAATGCAGATGAGGCTGCTGCCATGGGCGCCGTCTACCAGGCTGCCACCCTCAGCAAGGCCTTCAAGGTCAAACCCTTCTTCATCAGAGAAGCCGCCGTCTTCCCCATCCAG GTGGAGTTCACCCGTGAGACGGAAGAAGACGGCACCAAAaccataaaacacaacaaacgtGTTTTGTTCCAGAGGATGGCGCCCTACCCCCAACGCAAAGTCATCACCTTTAACCGCTATAACACTGACTTTGCTTTTGACATCAACTACGGCGACCTCAGCTTCCTGAGTCCGGACGACATCAG GATGTTTGGCTCTCTGAATCTGACCACGGTCAAACTGTCTGGGGTCGGCAGCAGCttccagaaacacacagacgcTGAGTCTAAAGGCATCAAGGCTCATTTCAACATGGATGAAAGtggactgctgctgctggaccgG GTGGAATCTGTCTTTGAAACCgttgaagaggagaaagaagaggaatccACACTAACTA AACTGGGGAACACCATCTCCACCTTGTTTGGAGGGGGGTCTTCAGAACCTGCCCTAAACGTAACAGAACCTGTGCAG gatgaagaggaggttcCTCCAGAGTCTGGAAAGGATGGCAAGGATGAAGACCGGAAAGAAGATGCCCTGACCAATGAAGCCCCCCAGGACAAGGAGGACAATTCAGAGAGAAGTGAAGAGGAGAAAAGCCAGGAGGCTGAGAAGCCTGAGGTCAAAGCTGAAGACAAG GAGGACACCAATGGAGATAAATCTGGAGCTGCTGAAACAGAGAAGGTTGTggaaaaaccaaaaccaaagaagaagagtAAGATCTCAGAGGAAATCACGGTGGAGCTGATCATCAACGACGTCTTGGACCTCACTGCAGACGACCTGGTCTCCTCCAAGAAGAA GCTGCAGGACCTGACAGACAGAGACCTCGCCAAGCAGGAGAGGGAGAAGACCCTGAACACGCTGGAGGCCTTTGTGtttgagacacag GACAAACTGGAGCAGCAGGACTACCAGCTGGTGGTGtcggaggaggagaaggagcagatcTCCTCCAGGCTGAGGGAGGTGTCGGAGTGGATGGACGAGGACGGCTACGCCGCCCCCACCCAGCAGCTCCGGGAGAAGCTGTCCCAGCTCAGGAGCCTCTGTAGGGACATGTTCTTCAGGGTGGAGGAGCGACGCCGCTGGCCCGACCGCCTGGCTGCTCTGGACAGCATGCTGAACACCTCCAGCTTCTTCCTgag GAGCGCCAGACTGATCCCAGAGGACGACCAGATCTTCACTGAAGTGGAAATGAATGTGTTAGAAAAAGTGATCAATGAGACAATG GTGTGGAAGAACGACACGGTGGCAGAACAGGAGAAGCGCCCCCCCACGGAGCGCCCCGTCCTGCTGTCCAAAGACATCGAGGCCAAGCTGGCTCTGCTGGACCGGGAGGTCAACTACCTGCTCAACAAGGCCAAGTTCACCAAGCCCAAGGCCCGGGCCAAGAACGGCACCGGGGCAGATAAAAGCAACGAGGGCAACAGCACGACAGAGGAGAAGGTCAtcccccccccagaggacagCACGGACACGCCCACTG AAAAACCAGAGGACGTGCAGCCaggtgaagccccgcccactggtgacaccagcacacacacagattcacacagccaatcacagccggcagaagaagaaacag AACCGACAGAGACCCAGCCTGAGAACCACAGAGGAGACGAGTTATAA